A region from the Arachis ipaensis cultivar K30076 chromosome B01, Araip1.1, whole genome shotgun sequence genome encodes:
- the LOC107611636 gene encoding uncharacterized protein LOC107611636, giving the protein MSESVPEAIKILSPGTDRLPSSAEDFKDWINDMGLVDLPITDRKFTWFRGRSCSPIDRALVSLEWLDVFPNSRLRGEPRGLSDHCPIIVEDKRLRDGPRLFRSLDLWFTHEGFLRMVKEEWRGLGEVQFTDKLKALTGPLGRWHRANFGDMDKKILKFEEEIKKLDDMVGNRVYDGTVEARRRALVVCCEKWYVRKELHWKQMSRSRHARDMDKNTRYFHNLASERRRNNRIDALVINGRLIRNQARIKIAINEFYRNLYHQEKSSLVGFRDGLVDVISEGDTMALEVQPRSQEVREAVWDCESSKAPGCDG; this is encoded by the exons aTGTCGGAGTCCGTACCAGAGG CAATCAAGATTTTGTCTCCCGGCACTGATAGGCTACCTTCATCGGCAGAAGATTTCAAGGACTGGATAAATGACATGGGTTTAGTGGACTTGCCGATTACTGACCGTAAGTTTACATGGTTTAGAGGGCGATCTTGTAGCCCTATTGATAGAGCCCTGGTTAGCCTGGAATGGCTTGATGTATTCCCTAATTCTCGCTTAAGAGGGGAGCCACGGGGTTTGTCAGATCACTGTCCTATTATAGTGGAGGATAAGAGGTTAAGGGACGGCCCGAGACTGTTTCGAAGTCTAGATTTGTGGTTCACGCATGAAGGTTTTCTGAGGATGGTTAAAGAGGAATGGAGAGGGTTAGGAGAGGTACAATTTACTGATAAATTGAAGGCATTGACGGGTCCTCTGGGAAGATGGCATAGAGCTAATTTTGGGGACATGGACAAGAAAATTTtgaagtttgaggaagagataaagaaATTAGATGACATGGTGGGTAACAGGGTTTATGATGGAACGGTAGAGGCAAGAAGAAGGGCATTAGTTGTGTGCTGTGAGAAATGGTATGTGAGGAAAGAACTACATTGGAAACAGATGTCGAGGTCTAGACATGCGAGGGACATGGATAAAAATACCAGATACTTCCACAACTTAGCTTCTGAAAGGAGGAGGAATAATAGAATTGATGCACTGGTTATTAATGGACGTCTGATAAGAAATCAAGCTAGGATCAAGATTGCCATCAACGAGTTTTATAGAAATTTGTATCATCAAGAGAAGTCATCGTTGGTGGGGTTCAGAGATGGTCTGGTGGATGTAATCAGTGAGGGGGATACTATGGCATTAGAGGTGCAACCGAGATCTCAGGAGGTTAGAGAGGCAGTGTGGGACTGTGAATCATCTAAGGCTCCAGGATGTGATGGCTAA
- the LOC107611646 gene encoding uncharacterized protein LOC107611646: MGFGRRWRGWVMECVGTCSMSVLINGSPSKPFKMERGLRQGDPLSPFLFVLVVDVLHRMIGEAVRNDRISPLLVGRDHIELSHLQFADDTILFCPPEEETIKNYRRLLRCFELMSGLSINFDKSSLFPINCNEQWVQLYYLSLYKMPKAVAEKLISLQRRFFWSKEDGRNGMAMVKWEVVQAPKRLGGLGVGDALICNTALLFKWWWRFSKEECPLWKKVMQAEMIPEDITSYSFTKTIWKGLVPPRVELFVWFVLTGRVSTKERLSRLGAINQQGALLKLDRDITKEGGVQEMDGVLLCDYLELMAGKEQEDLLE, from the exons ATGGGGTTTGGACGAAGATGGAGGGGTTGGGTAATGGAGTGCGTTGGTACATGTTCTATGTCAGTGCTGATTAACGGCTCGCCTTCTaagccgttcaagatggaaagGGGACTGCGACAAGGTGATCCACTGTCTCCTTTCCTATTCGTACTTGTTGTTGATGTGCTACATAGGATGATTGGAGAGGCTGTTAGAAATGATCGTATATCACCGTTGTTGGTTGGGAGAGATCATATAGAATTGTCGCACCTTCAGTTCGCAGATGATACAATTTTGTTTTGCCCACCTGAGGAAGAGACCATCAAGAATTACAGGAGGCTGCTTCGTtgctttgagttgatgtcaggtttaagtattaattttgataaatctaGCTTGTTTCCTATTAACTGTAACGAGCAGTGGGTACAAC TTTATTATTTGAGCCTATATAAGATGCCTAAGGCTGTCGCAGAGAAGTTGATTTCCTTGCAGAGAAGATTCTTttggagtaaggaggatgggagGAATGGTATGGCTATGGTTAAGTGGGAAGTGGTGCAGGCTCCTAAAAGGCTAGGCGGATTGGGAGTTGGAGATGCTTTGATCTGCAACACAGCTCTtttgtttaaatggtggtggcgcTTTTCGAAGGAGGAGTGTCCGTTGTGGAAGAAG gtaatGCAGGCGGAAATGATCCCGGAGGATATCACAAGCTATAGCTTTACTAAAACTATCTGGAAAGGTCTAGTCCCGCCACGAGTGGAGTTGTTTGTTTGGTTTGTTTTGACTGGCAGAGTCAGCACAAAGGAGAGACTGAGTCGGCTTGGGGCTATTAACCAACAAG GAGCACTTCTTAAGTTGGACAGAGACATCACAAAGGAAGGCGGAGTGCAAGAAATGGATGGTGTGCTTTTGTGCGATTACTTGGAACTTATGGCTGGAAAGGAACAGGAGGATCTTCTAGAATAA
- the LOC107634697 gene encoding RHOMBOID-like protein 12, mitochondrial, with the protein MQSFLRKLVANHSHSHHHNLSGTLHRNILHSLSKPPLSSQPQQQLVLQLRNRIPTTSFFATLPLHHSHSCRSFLTQIRGFLSNPLLASNFRRFSNRNQLLNFRSKLPTPQFHRRSFGFNQSPDLYRGWRSWFNRLTPNDMVLGLIIANVAVFLLWRIGDKKFMINNFTISLDNFKSGRFHTLITNAFSHIEFGHLFSNMIGLYFFGLNVAGNFGPAYLLKLYLTGAVGGSIFYLVHKAYKSQTSKDWGFMKHSRDIALGASAAVNAIVLLDIFLFPKATIYLNFLIPVPAILLGALYIGKDMLIMFQGDSYVAGSAHLGGAVVAAIAWARIRKGIF; encoded by the exons ATGCAGAGCTTTCTTCGCAAATTGGTCGCAAACCACAGCCACAGCCACCACCACAACCTCTCCGGCACTCTCCACCGCAACATATTGCACTCTCTCTCAAAACCTCCTCTTTCTTCACAACCACAACAACAACTCGTACTTCAACTACGCAACCGCATTCCCACCACCTCTTTCTTCGCTACTCTCCCACTTCACCATTCTCACTCATGCCGCTCCTTTCTTACCCAAATTCGAGGGTTTCTCTCCAACCCGCTTCTTGCCTCCAATTTCCGCAGATTCTCCAACAGAaaccagctcctcaatttcaggtCCAAGCTCCCCACACCTCAATTTCACCGCCGCAGCTTCGGCTTCAACCAATCTCCTGATCTTTACCGTGGCTG GAGATCATGGTTCAACAGGCTAACACCTAATGATATGGTTCTAGGATTGATTATAGCTAATGTTGCTGTTTTCTTATTATGGAGGATAGGAGATAAAAAGTTTATGATAAATAACTTTACT ATCTCCCTGGACAATTTCAAGAGTGGACGTTTCCACACTTTGATAACCAATGCATTCAGTCACATAGAATTTGGGCATCTGTTTTCCAATATGATTGGACTCTACTTCTTTGGATTGAAT GTTGCAGGAAATTTTGGCCCTGCATATTTGCTGAAACTATATCTTACTGGGGCAGTTGGTGGTTCCATTTTTTACTTGGTGCATAAAGCCTATAAGTCACAAACATCAAAG GACTGGGGATTTATGAAGCATTCAAGGGATATAGCATTG GGGGCAAGTGCAGCTGTAAATGCAATTGTGCTGCTTGATATATTCCTCTTTCCCAAAGCAACCATTTACTTGAACTTCCTTATACCAGTTCCTGCAATCCTATTG GGCGCGCTCTATATCGGAAAAGATATGCTAATCATGTTCCAG ggAGACAGTTACGTAGCAGGATCTGCACATTTGGGGGGTGCTGTAGTTGCAGCTATTGCTTGGGCAAGAATTCGGAAAGGCAtattctaa
- the LOC107611656 gene encoding uncharacterized protein LOC107611656, producing MDDRVALRVYYFGQILLQTSEGVRFSCEKPLDIVIPFTISFEELKGVICEKIGFEISKKISCMISVIELYVEFEQSEADRNIEGEEYDSDSEEKFESNYEAVVPDGEEDQGDGVVAPNVGDVANALANEDPFEEPSFMRVLDLEAMHAPEFPEYMSAEIPMVADGEFAIGMEFSSREAVMMAVKDYTIRRGVDYRVYESEPLTFYAKCTQYGSGCDWLIRVSMISRKYCWVIRRYNGSHTCTRATISQDHSKLDSNTIAEAIKPLVEADPSIKVKSVITEVQSKFNYTISYRKAWLAKQKAVEKIFGGWEASYEALPIWFEAMCNKEPSAIVHFETMSAYQGDEEVTDIRVLHRVFWSYYPCIRAFRHCKPVVQVDGTHLYGKYKGCLLVAVSQDGNNNIVPIAFAIVEGETSDAWHFFLSNLRQHVVTRDGVGLISDRHESINAAVARSNGAWSPTRAFHMFCIRHIESKFLRKFKAPYLQKLVVNIGYSRTVREYEVRYQRLRERGEAYTNWLNRIPREQYALAYDGGYRWGHMTTNLVECINSVLKGARNLPITALVKATFYRLNELFTRKRAEAESRITAGHVFSEVVTSKLNANQLASSNIQVNCFDRMNEVFEVREMPGGTEYAVDLRRQRCDYGEFQVDQIPCRHVFACCANQRLDWRVYVHEVYKMDQVRRVYRARFRPLGNPTTWPVYSGPRFVPNPNLRRVTKGRPRMTRFLNEMDTRMLRAPRRCRQCGAEGHSRSRCCRSAGVGPSNPGQ from the exons ATGGATGATAGAGTTGCACTTAGAGtatattattttggtcagattcTGTTACAAACATCTGAAGGAGTGAGATTTAGTTGCGAGAAGCCGTTAGATATTGTTATTCCGTTCACAATCTCATTTGAGGAGCtaaaaggtgtgatttgtgagaagataggtTTTGAGATATCCAAAAAAATATCATGTATG ATATCGGTGATAGAGTTGTACGTCGAATTCGAACAATCTGAAGCGGACCGAAATATTGAAGGGGAAGAATATGATAGTGACAGTGAGGAAAAGTTTGAAAGCAATTACGAAGCTGTTGTTCCAGACGGAGAAGAAGATCAAGGTGACGGGGTGGTGGCTCCAAATGTGGGAGACGTTGCAAATGCACTCGCAAACGAAGATCCCTTTGAGGAGCCGTCTTTCATGCGGGTTCTGGACTTGGAAGCCATGCATGCGCCGGAGTTTCCGGAATATATGAGTGCCG AAATTCCTATGgtcgcagatggtgaatttgcAATCGGAATGGAATTCAGTTCTAGGGAAGCTGTTATGATGGCGGTGAAAGATTATACCATCCGAAGAGGCGTAGACTACCGTGTGTATGAGTCGGAGCCGTTGACCTTCTATGCGAAGTGTACACAGTATGGATCagggtgtgattggcttatcagggtTAGCATGATCAGCAGAAAGTATTGTTGGGTTATAAGGAGGTACAACGGTTCTCACACTTGTACTAGAGCCACTATTTCTCAGGATCATTCGAAGCTGGATTCAaacacaattgcagaagcaataaagccgttGGTTGAGGCTGACCCGTCGATAAAGGTGAAATCAGTTATTACGGAAGTGCAGTCGAAGTTCAATTACACCATCAGCTATCGGAAAGCATGGTTGGCGAAGCAAAAAGCAGtggaaaaaatatttggaggttgggaaGCATCATATGAAGCTTTGcctatatggtttgaggccatgtgtaACAAGGAGCCATCAGCAATCGTCCATTTCGAGACTATGTCTGCATATCAAGGTGATGAGGAAGTAACTGATATCCGGGTATTGCACAgagtcttctggagttattaccccTGCATTAGAGCGTTTAGACACTGCAAGCCAGTTGTTCAGGTTGATGGGACTCACTTGTACGGAAAGTATAAGGGTTGTTTGTTGGTCGCAGTTTCACAGGATGGTAACAATAATATCGTCCCTATTGCGTTTGCAATTGTGGAGGGGGAGACTTCTGATGCATGGCATTTTTTCCTTAGTAACCTGCGACAACATGTTGTGACTCGGGATGGTGTGGGACTGATTTCTGACAGGCACGAATCCATCAATGCAGCTGTGGCCCGGAGCAATGGAGCTTGGTCACCCACGAGAGCATTCCACATGTTTTGCATCAGGCATATAGAGTCGAAATTTTTGAGAAAGTTCAAGGCACCGTACCTGCAAAAACTTGTGGTCAATATAG GTTATTCGAGGACGGTGCGCGAGTACGAAGTGCGCTACCAGCGTTTACGTGAACGGGGCGAGGCTTATACGAACTGGCTTAACCGAATCCCACGTGAACAGTACGCGTTGGCGTATGACGGTGGCTACCGCTGGGGTCACATGACGACAAACCTAGTGGAATGCATCAACTCAGTGttgaagggtgcacgcaatctTCCGATAACTGCACTTGTCAAAGCCACATTCTACAGGCTTAACGAGTTGTTCACTAGAAAAAGAGCCGAGGCGGAGTCGCGGATAACAGCTGGACATGTTTTTTCTGAGGTTGTCACGTCGAAATTGAATGCAAATCAACTTGCATCATCAAACATCCAAGTTAATTGCTTCGACAGGATGAATGAGGTCTTCGAGGTTCGTGAGATGCCAGGTGGAACTGAGTATGCCGTCGACCTCCGTCGACAACGATGTGACTATGGTGAGTTCCAGGTGGATCAGATTCCCTGTCGACATGTTTTTGCATGTTGTGCAAATCAGCGACTGGATTGGCGAGTGTATGTACACGAAGTTTACAAGATGGACCAAGTTCGGAGGGTTTACCGAGCTAGGTTTCGGCCACTGGGGAATCCCACAACGTGGCCTGTGTACAGCGGCCCTCGATTTGTCCCGAATCCGAACCTGAGACGGGTGACGAAAGGTCGCCCGAGGATGACACGTTTCTTGAACGAAATGGACACACGAATGTTACGTGCTCCTAGGCGTTGTAGGCAATGTGGAGCCGAGGGACACAGCCGAAGTAGATGCTGTCGGTCAGCTGGTGTAGGTCCCAGCAACCCAGGACAGTAG